The following are encoded together in the Bradyrhizobium algeriense genome:
- a CDS encoding efflux RND transporter periplasmic adaptor subunit, translating into MSGLQTRSACIVLMLTAMAPLLAGCNEPIAATAAAKPQEPEVGTFTVRPQSRALVRELPGRIAPTRVSEVRTRVSGIIVERLFQQGTEVNAGDPLYRIDPKPFEVELQASEAALDKAIAAFDLASQHARRIGTLTSQRAAPEAENEKAIGAQRQAEAEVGSRKAEVARAKLNLDYATIRAPISGVVGAALVSEGALVVQNETTSLATIQQLDPIYADFTQSVSEMHKLRRAFDNGDLDRIAPDAAKVRLVLDDGTVYPIPGKLLFSEAKVDAYTGQVTLRGQFPNPSRELLPGMYVRVLIEQGIDSDAIAVPQQAIQRDAGGGSEVFVVKDDGRIATQPVRTGAVQDGLWLVSEGLKDGDRVVVDGFQKFVPGDKVKAKAWIDADASVGTIPSAPATQAAR; encoded by the coding sequence ATGTCCGGACTACAAACGCGATCGGCATGCATCGTTTTGATGTTGACTGCGATGGCGCCGCTTTTGGCTGGCTGCAATGAACCGATCGCCGCTACCGCCGCGGCAAAACCGCAAGAGCCTGAAGTAGGCACCTTCACCGTGCGGCCTCAGTCCCGCGCCCTCGTGCGTGAATTGCCCGGCCGGATCGCGCCCACGCGGGTTTCGGAAGTTCGCACGCGCGTCTCCGGGATTATCGTCGAGCGTTTGTTCCAGCAGGGAACCGAGGTGAACGCCGGCGATCCGCTGTACCGGATCGACCCCAAGCCGTTCGAGGTCGAACTGCAGGCGAGCGAAGCCGCACTGGACAAGGCTATCGCCGCGTTCGATCTCGCCTCGCAGCATGCTCGGCGCATCGGGACACTGACCAGCCAGCGCGCGGCGCCCGAGGCTGAGAATGAAAAGGCCATCGGGGCCCAGCGCCAGGCCGAGGCCGAGGTCGGCAGCCGCAAGGCCGAAGTCGCGCGCGCCAAGCTGAACCTTGATTATGCAACGATCCGTGCGCCGATCAGCGGCGTCGTCGGCGCCGCGCTGGTAAGCGAAGGCGCGCTGGTGGTGCAGAACGAGACCACCAGTCTCGCCACGATCCAGCAACTCGACCCGATCTATGCCGACTTCACCCAGTCGGTCTCGGAGATGCACAAGCTGCGCCGTGCCTTTGACAATGGCGATCTCGACCGGATTGCGCCCGACGCAGCCAAGGTCCGCCTCGTGCTGGACGACGGAACAGTCTATCCGATTCCCGGCAAGCTGCTGTTTTCCGAAGCCAAGGTGGATGCCTATACCGGACAGGTCACGCTGCGCGGACAGTTCCCGAATCCTAGTCGCGAACTGCTCCCCGGCATGTATGTCCGCGTCCTGATCGAGCAGGGTATCGATTCCGACGCCATCGCGGTGCCGCAGCAGGCGATCCAGCGCGATGCCGGCGGCGGCAGCGAGGTGTTCGTGGTCAAGGATGACGGCCGTATCGCAACGCAGCCGGTTCGCACCGGCGCGGTGCAGGACGGCCTGTGGCTGGTCAGCGAGGGCCTCAAGGACGGCGACCGCGTCGTCGTCGACGGGTTCCAGAAATTCGTGCCCGGCGACAAGGTCAAGGCGAAGGCGTGGATCGATGCGGATGCCTCGGTTGGTACCATACCGAGTGCGCCGGCGACGCAAGCCGCCCGCTGA
- a CDS encoding tetratricopeptide repeat protein has product MLAKARIRANAQWSFVCVRKRPSAVNLSRAARDKQAAIVATAARAAPIARRQLRFPMPIVRILLVLLALASPLSMAGGAVAGPFEDAQAAHSRRDYATALRLWRPLADQGNAEAQYALGFMYDGGQGVPKNYARAAKWWRLAADQGHTFAQYNLGTLYDNGNGVPQNKAEALKWYHLAAERGNDGAQFNVGVLHFAGVAVSENRIEAAKWFRRAADQGHIGAQVYLGLCYATGLGVPQDNIQAYMWLSLAAARSDQDAISNRNRVAQQMTPAQIAEAQKLAVEWKSKPER; this is encoded by the coding sequence ATGCTTGCAAAGGCACGGATCCGGGCTAATGCGCAATGGTCGTTCGTTTGTGTCCGCAAGAGGCCGTCGGCGGTGAACCTTTCGCGGGCGGCCCGCGACAAACAAGCCGCCATCGTCGCGACGGCGGCGCGTGCCGCGCCGATCGCGCGACGCCAATTGAGGTTTCCCATGCCGATCGTGCGAATCCTCCTGGTCCTTCTCGCGCTCGCTTCGCCGCTGTCGATGGCGGGAGGCGCTGTTGCGGGGCCGTTTGAGGATGCGCAGGCGGCGCATAGCAGACGCGACTACGCAACCGCGCTGCGGCTCTGGCGTCCGCTGGCCGACCAAGGCAATGCCGAGGCGCAGTACGCACTCGGGTTCATGTACGACGGCGGCCAAGGTGTGCCGAAAAATTACGCTAGGGCTGCAAAGTGGTGGCGCCTCGCAGCCGATCAAGGCCATACCTTCGCCCAGTACAACCTGGGGACCTTGTACGACAACGGCAATGGGGTGCCTCAGAACAAAGCTGAAGCATTGAAGTGGTATCACCTTGCCGCCGAGCGCGGTAACGATGGTGCGCAGTTCAACGTCGGGGTCCTGCATTTCGCGGGCGTGGCCGTGTCCGAGAACCGGATCGAGGCTGCGAAGTGGTTTCGCCGCGCTGCAGACCAAGGTCATATTGGAGCGCAGGTATATCTTGGCCTCTGTTACGCTACGGGACTAGGCGTGCCGCAAGACAATATTCAAGCATACATGTGGCTCAGTTTGGCGGCTGCGCGAAGTGACCAAGATGCGATCAGCAATCGAAATCGCGTCGCGCAGCAGATGACCCCGGCACAGATCGCCGAAGCGCAGAAGCTGGCGGTTGAGTGGAAGTCGAAACCGGAACGGTAG
- a CDS encoding class I fructose-bisphosphate aldolase — protein sequence MNLADLNKVALAMVTPGKGILAADESSGTIKKRFDAIKVESTEENRRDYREMLFRSTEAMSKYVSGVILYDETIWQNAKDGTPLVKLIEQSGAIPGIKVDEGTQALPQCPGELVTVGLDKLAERLKKYYERGARFAKWRAVIDIGAGIPSMTAISVNAHALARYAALCQAAQIVPIVEPEVLMDGDHDIDRCYDVTQRVLNETFQELRVQRVELEGMVLKPNMAVSGKKCAKQASAEEVAEKTVRLLKACVPAAVPGIAFLSGGQSDEDATAHLNAMNRIGGLPSSLPWRLTFSYGRALQAAPQKAWSGKAENIAAGQRAFTHRARMNALASKGEWETGLEKKVA from the coding sequence ATGAATCTTGCTGACCTCAACAAGGTTGCCCTCGCCATGGTCACCCCGGGCAAGGGCATTCTCGCCGCCGACGAATCCTCGGGCACGATCAAGAAGCGTTTTGACGCCATCAAGGTCGAATCGACCGAGGAGAACCGCCGCGACTATCGCGAGATGCTGTTCCGCTCCACCGAGGCGATGAGCAAGTACGTCTCGGGCGTGATCCTGTACGACGAGACGATCTGGCAGAACGCGAAGGACGGCACGCCGCTGGTCAAGCTGATCGAGCAGTCCGGCGCGATCCCCGGCATCAAGGTCGATGAGGGGACGCAAGCGCTGCCGCAATGTCCGGGCGAACTGGTCACCGTCGGTCTCGACAAGCTCGCCGAGCGCCTGAAGAAATATTACGAACGCGGCGCGCGCTTCGCCAAATGGCGCGCAGTGATCGACATCGGCGCGGGCATCCCCTCCATGACCGCGATCAGCGTCAACGCGCACGCGCTGGCGCGCTATGCCGCGCTGTGCCAGGCGGCGCAGATCGTGCCGATCGTGGAGCCAGAAGTGCTGATGGATGGCGATCACGACATTGACCGCTGCTATGACGTCACCCAGCGTGTGCTGAACGAGACGTTCCAGGAATTGCGGGTCCAGCGCGTCGAACTCGAAGGCATGGTGCTGAAGCCCAACATGGCCGTTTCAGGCAAGAAGTGCGCGAAGCAGGCTTCCGCCGAGGAAGTCGCCGAGAAGACTGTTCGTCTCCTGAAGGCGTGTGTTCCCGCAGCCGTGCCGGGCATCGCCTTCCTTTCCGGCGGACAATCCGATGAGGATGCGACCGCGCATCTAAACGCGATGAACCGGATCGGCGGCCTCCCTTCCAGTTTGCCTTGGAGACTGACCTTCTCCTATGGCCGGGCGTTGCAGGCGGCGCCGCAAAAGGCGTGGTCGGGTAAGGCCGAGAACATCGCCGCGGGCCAGCGCGCCTTCACGCACCGTGCGCGGATGAATGCGCTGGCGAGCAAGGGCGAGTGGGAAACCGGCCTTGAAAAGAAGGTCGCCTAG
- a CDS encoding multidrug efflux RND transporter permease subunit, protein MPSFFIDRPIFAWVVALFICLIGAISIPLLAVAQYPIIAPPSISISTSYPGASPENLYNSVTRLIEEELNGASGILNFESTSDSLGQVEIIANFVPGTETGAASVEVQNRLKRVEARLPRAVIQQGILVEEASSAVLQIITLNSTDGSLDEIGLGDFMIRNVLGEIRRIPGVGRATLYSTERSLRIWVDPAKLVGYGLTADDVNKAITAQNAQVASGSIGAEPSTPEQKISALVLVKGQLASPDEFGAITLRANPDGSTVRLRDVARIEIGGLSYQFNTRLNGKPTAGLSVLLSPTGNALQTASAVEAKMKELSKFFPANIGYEIPYNITPVVKASINKVLMTLVEAVVLVFIVMFLFLQNIRYTIIPTIVVPVALLGTCAMLMAAGYSINMLTMFGMVLAVGILVDDAIVVVENVERIMAEEGLPPKEATRKAMSQITSAIIGITLVLMAVFVPMAFFPGSVGIIYRQFSVTMVSAIAFSALLALSLTPALCATLLKPVEAGHGHARKGVFGWFNRVLDSGRGGYTRTVKGSLKRTGRLMLIYAALLIGLGWGFVRLPGGFLPVDDQGFITTDVQTPSDSSYARTEAAVEAVEKYLLNRAGVEDVTFLTGFSFLGQGMNTAQAFISLKDWSERGSKDSAAAIVADINRELSSIRDAKISALQPPPIDNLGNSSGFSFRLQDRGQKGYPALVAAADRLITEANASPVLQKVYVEGLPPAPQVNLMIDREKAGAFGVTFEDINQTISTNLGSNYINDFPNRGRMQRVIVQADRASRMNADDILNYNVKNSRGQLVPFSAFATVQWSRGPTQIAGFNYYPAVRISGEAKPGFTSGNAIAEMERLANKLPRGFGFEWTGQSLQEKLSGSQAPFLLGLSVLVVFLLLAALYESWTIPLAVLLTVPLGICGAVIAATMRGLPNDVYFTVGLITIIGLAAKDAILIIEFAKDLRAQGKPLVEATIEACSLRFRPILMTGLAFVCGVLPMAIATGAGGASQQALGTSVMGGMIAVVILALLMVPVFFVSVQRVLAGDREKVEEAVAAEVVGPPAPVKR, encoded by the coding sequence ATGCCTAGTTTCTTCATCGACAGGCCGATCTTCGCCTGGGTGGTTGCGCTTTTCATCTGTTTGATCGGCGCGATTTCGATTCCGTTGCTGGCGGTCGCGCAATATCCGATCATCGCGCCGCCCTCGATCTCGATCTCGACCAGCTATCCCGGCGCGTCACCTGAAAATCTCTACAACAGCGTTACGCGCCTGATCGAGGAGGAGCTCAATGGCGCCTCCGGCATCCTCAATTTCGAATCCACCTCTGACTCGCTGGGGCAGGTCGAAATCATCGCCAACTTCGTGCCTGGTACCGAAACCGGCGCGGCTTCGGTCGAAGTGCAGAACCGCCTCAAGCGCGTCGAGGCGCGGCTGCCGCGCGCGGTGATCCAGCAGGGCATCCTGGTCGAGGAGGCCTCCTCCGCCGTGCTGCAGATCATCACGCTGAACTCCACCGACGGCTCGCTCGACGAAATCGGCCTCGGCGATTTCATGATCCGCAACGTGCTCGGCGAAATCAGGCGCATTCCCGGCGTCGGCCGTGCCACGCTCTACTCCACCGAACGTTCGTTGCGGATCTGGGTCGATCCGGCAAAACTCGTCGGCTACGGCCTCACCGCCGACGACGTCAACAAGGCCATTACAGCCCAGAACGCGCAGGTCGCCTCCGGCAGCATCGGCGCCGAGCCGAGCACGCCGGAACAGAAGATTTCGGCGCTGGTGCTGGTCAAGGGCCAGCTCGCCTCGCCCGACGAATTCGGCGCGATCACGCTGCGCGCCAATCCGGACGGATCGACCGTGCGGCTACGCGACGTCGCCCGCATCGAGATCGGCGGCCTGAGCTATCAATTCAACACGCGCCTCAACGGCAAGCCGACCGCAGGTCTCTCGGTGCTGCTGTCGCCGACCGGCAACGCGCTGCAGACCGCCAGCGCCGTCGAAGCCAAGATGAAAGAACTGTCAAAGTTCTTCCCCGCCAATATCGGCTACGAAATCCCCTACAACATCACCCCCGTCGTCAAGGCCTCGATCAACAAGGTGCTGATGACGCTGGTCGAGGCGGTGGTGCTGGTCTTCATCGTGATGTTCCTGTTCCTGCAGAACATCCGCTACACCATCATCCCGACCATCGTGGTGCCGGTGGCGCTGCTCGGCACCTGCGCGATGCTGATGGCGGCCGGCTATTCCATCAACATGCTGACGATGTTCGGCATGGTGCTGGCGGTCGGCATTCTCGTCGACGACGCCATCGTCGTGGTCGAGAACGTCGAGCGCATCATGGCCGAAGAAGGCCTGCCGCCGAAGGAAGCCACCCGCAAGGCGATGTCGCAGATCACCAGCGCCATCATCGGCATCACGCTGGTGCTGATGGCGGTGTTCGTGCCGATGGCGTTCTTCCCGGGATCGGTCGGCATCATCTACCGCCAGTTCTCGGTCACCATGGTGTCCGCCATCGCCTTCTCCGCGCTGTTGGCGCTGTCGTTAACGCCGGCGCTGTGCGCGACGCTCTTGAAGCCGGTCGAAGCCGGTCACGGCCATGCGCGCAAGGGCGTGTTCGGCTGGTTCAACCGCGTGCTCGATTCCGGCCGCGGCGGCTATACGCGCACCGTCAAGGGTTCGCTGAAGCGCACCGGGCGCTTGATGCTGATCTATGCCGCGCTGCTGATTGGCCTCGGCTGGGGCTTCGTCCGGCTCCCGGGCGGCTTCCTGCCGGTCGACGACCAGGGCTTTATCACGACCGACGTGCAGACGCCGTCCGACTCCTCCTATGCCCGTACCGAGGCTGCCGTCGAAGCCGTGGAGAAGTACCTGCTCAATCGTGCAGGTGTCGAGGACGTCACCTTTCTGACCGGCTTCAGCTTCCTCGGCCAGGGCATGAACACCGCGCAGGCCTTCATCTCGCTGAAGGACTGGTCGGAGCGGGGTTCTAAGGATTCCGCCGCCGCCATCGTAGCCGACATCAACCGCGAACTGTCGTCGATCCGCGATGCCAAAATTTCGGCGCTGCAGCCGCCGCCGATCGACAACCTTGGCAACTCCTCAGGCTTCTCGTTCCGCCTGCAGGACCGTGGCCAGAAAGGCTATCCGGCGCTGGTCGCCGCCGCCGACCGCCTGATCACCGAAGCCAATGCCAGCCCGGTGCTGCAAAAGGTCTATGTCGAGGGCCTGCCGCCGGCGCCGCAGGTCAATCTGATGATCGACCGCGAAAAGGCCGGCGCGTTCGGCGTCACCTTCGAGGACATCAACCAGACGATTTCGACCAATCTCGGCTCGAACTACATCAACGACTTCCCGAACCGCGGCCGGATGCAGCGCGTGATCGTGCAGGCCGACCGCGCCAGCCGCATGAACGCGGACGACATCCTCAATTACAACGTCAAGAACAGCCGCGGGCAATTGGTGCCGTTCTCCGCCTTTGCCACGGTGCAGTGGTCGAGGGGGCCGACCCAGATCGCGGGCTTCAACTACTATCCCGCCGTGCGCATCTCCGGCGAAGCCAAGCCCGGCTTCACGTCCGGCAACGCCATCGCCGAGATGGAGCGGCTGGCGAACAAGCTGCCACGCGGCTTCGGTTTCGAATGGACCGGGCAGTCGCTGCAGGAAAAGCTGTCGGGCTCGCAGGCACCGTTCCTGCTCGGCCTCTCGGTGCTGGTGGTGTTCCTCTTGCTCGCCGCTCTCTATGAGAGCTGGACCATTCCGCTTGCAGTGCTGCTGACGGTGCCGCTCGGCATCTGCGGCGCCGTCATTGCCGCCACGATGCGGGGGCTACCGAACGACGTCTATTTCACCGTCGGCCTGATCACCATCATCGGCCTGGCGGCAAAAGACGCCATCCTCATCATCGAGTTCGCCAAGGATTTGCGCGCGCAGGGCAAGCCGCTGGTCGAGGCAACGATCGAAGCGTGCAGCTTGCGCTTCCGCCCGATCCTGATGACAGGCCTGGCCTTCGTCTGCGGCGTGCTGCCGATGGCGATCGCGACCGGCGCCGGCGGCGCCAGCCAGCAGGCGCTCGGCACCAGCGTCATGGGCGGCATGATCGCGGTGGTGATCCTGGCGCTATTGATGGTGCCGGTGTTCTTCGTCTCAGTGCAGCGCGTGCTGGCGGGAGATCGGGAGAAGGTGGAGGAGGCGGTGGCAGCCGAGGTGGTCGGGCCGCCGGCGCCAGTGAAGCGATAG
- a CDS encoding metallophosphoesterase family protein produces MTDDASSFTFASIGDLHVKDGQSGSLRELFQAISKSAGALVLCGDLTDTGTPAQAEILAKELRVCSVPVIGVLGNHDYESGHADEVKRILCDAGVHLLDGQAAEVNGVAFIGVKGFAGGFGPRMLSSFGEPAIKTFVAEAMNEAMRLENIMRTVNSRRAVVVLHYAPIVDTVEGEPLEIYPFLGCSRLAETIDRFKVCAVVHGHAHRGKYEGRTPAGARVYNVAMGVQKPSGLPYALISV; encoded by the coding sequence ATGACCGATGATGCAAGTTCATTCACATTTGCAAGCATCGGCGATCTTCATGTGAAGGATGGGCAGTCGGGCTCGCTCCGCGAATTGTTTCAAGCAATCTCGAAGAGTGCCGGCGCCCTGGTCCTTTGCGGCGACCTCACCGATACGGGAACTCCGGCACAGGCGGAAATCCTCGCTAAAGAGCTGCGTGTCTGCTCTGTCCCAGTAATCGGCGTCCTTGGGAACCACGATTACGAGTCGGGACATGCCGACGAGGTGAAACGAATCCTTTGCGACGCGGGCGTACACCTGCTCGATGGCCAGGCAGCCGAAGTTAATGGCGTGGCATTTATTGGCGTGAAGGGCTTTGCCGGCGGATTTGGTCCACGAATGCTAAGCTCTTTCGGCGAGCCGGCGATCAAGACGTTTGTTGCCGAAGCGATGAATGAAGCGATGCGGCTGGAGAACATCATGCGCACGGTGAACAGCCGGCGCGCCGTCGTGGTCCTTCACTATGCCCCGATTGTCGACACGGTGGAGGGTGAACCTCTCGAAATTTATCCCTTCCTCGGGTGCTCGCGCCTTGCAGAGACCATTGACCGCTTCAAAGTATGCGCCGTCGTGCATGGTCATGCGCATCGCGGGAAGTATGAGGGCCGCACGCCCGCCGGAGCGCGGGTGTACAACGTCGCCATGGGCGTGCAGAAGCCTTCAGGGTTGCCCTATGCGCTCATTTCCGTCTGA
- a CDS encoding transporter associated domain-containing protein: MIGISLPPSRSYRRLLGFLLQEFGTIPTIGDRIDVKGWRFEIVDLDGRRIDKVLVSWLRASINA; this comes from the coding sequence TTGATCGGGATTTCCCTTCCTCCATCGCGGTCCTATAGACGTTTGCTGGGTTTTTTGCTTCAGGAGTTCGGTACCATCCCTACCATTGGCGATAGAATTGATGTTAAGGGATGGCGATTCGAAATTGTCGACCTCGACGGCAGGCGCATAGACAAGGTTTTGGTCAGCTGGCTTCGAGCCTCAATAAATGCTTGA
- a CDS encoding HcpA family protein, which yields MKPLRPISLLAGLLMTMTGATAQISLTPPAAQPPASPPAAKKEAPKPKAPAATKQPAATPTPTPSAPLKPAVTTKPAATPVPSPSPTAAFEDPNVDSVYGAYQRGLYKTAFDLATTRAQYNGDAKAMTMLGELYANGLGIKRNYAKAVEWYQRAADAGDREGMFALAMMRLAGRGGPTNREQAVKLLASAAKLGNPKAAYNLALLYLDGNTLPQDTRRAAELLRVAADAGNPEAQYALATFYKEGTGVPKDIERAVRLLQAAALADNVDAEVEYAIALFNGTGTPKNQPAAVALLRKAARQNSPVAQNRLAWLLIYGVGTPPDKVEGFKWHLVAKTAGKGDPKLDELLAELSPEDRAKAEAAARKWTGTADKSRLDGGISAGHPVPKP from the coding sequence ATGAAACCCCTGCGTCCCATATCGCTGCTTGCGGGCTTGCTGATGACGATGACCGGCGCCACCGCGCAGATCTCGCTGACGCCGCCTGCCGCGCAGCCGCCTGCGAGCCCTCCGGCGGCGAAAAAGGAGGCGCCCAAACCAAAGGCTCCGGCCGCAACGAAACAGCCTGCTGCGACACCGACGCCGACGCCGTCGGCGCCGCTCAAGCCTGCGGTAACGACCAAGCCCGCAGCAACGCCTGTGCCCTCGCCCTCGCCGACGGCCGCGTTCGAGGACCCGAACGTCGACAGCGTCTACGGCGCCTATCAGCGCGGCCTCTACAAGACGGCCTTCGACCTCGCGACCACGCGTGCGCAATATAACGGCGACGCCAAGGCGATGACGATGCTGGGCGAACTCTATGCCAACGGGCTCGGCATCAAGCGCAACTATGCGAAGGCCGTCGAGTGGTACCAGCGCGCGGCGGACGCCGGCGACCGCGAGGGCATGTTCGCGCTCGCCATGATGCGGCTGGCGGGCCGCGGCGGCCCCACCAATCGCGAACAGGCGGTCAAGCTATTGGCGTCCGCGGCCAAGCTCGGCAACCCCAAGGCGGCCTACAATCTGGCGCTGCTCTATCTCGACGGCAACACGCTGCCGCAGGACACCCGGCGCGCCGCCGAGCTGCTGCGCGTCGCAGCCGACGCCGGCAATCCGGAAGCGCAATACGCGCTGGCGACCTTCTACAAGGAGGGCACCGGCGTGCCAAAGGACATCGAGCGGGCGGTGCGGCTGCTGCAGGCGGCTGCGCTGGCCGACAATGTCGATGCCGAGGTCGAATACGCCATCGCGCTGTTCAACGGCACCGGCACGCCAAAGAACCAGCCGGCCGCGGTCGCGCTCTTGCGCAAAGCCGCCCGGCAAAACAGCCCGGTCGCGCAAAACCGGCTGGCCTGGCTGCTGATCTACGGCGTGGGCACACCCCCGGACAAGGTCGAGGGCTTCAAATGGCATCTCGTCGCCAAGACTGCCGGCAAGGGCGACCCCAAGCTGGACGAATTGCTTGCCGAGCTCAGCCCCGAGGATCGCGCCAAGGCCGAGGCGGCGGCGCGCAAATGGACCGGAACCGCCGACAAATCACGCCTTGACGGCGGCATATCAGCAGGGCACCCAGTCCCTAAACCCTGA
- a CDS encoding inositol monophosphatase family protein: MLYSALINVMVKAARRAGRSLKRDLGEIEHLQVSLKGPANFVTKADKRAEEMLYEDLAKARPGYGFIGEEGGSREGADKTHTWIVDPLDGTTNFLHGIPQFAISIGLRREDTIIAGVIYNPANDELYIAERGKGAFLNDQRLRVAGRRRLDECVVACGLPHIGRGDHQLALNEMAALQNKVAGFRRFGAASLDLAFVAAGRLDGYWERNLSPWDIAAGQIMVREAGGTVTGIDGKDDALKTGHVVCGNEFVHGELVKILGPLGK, from the coding sequence ATGCTCTACTCAGCCCTTATCAACGTCATGGTGAAAGCCGCGCGCCGCGCCGGCCGCAGCCTCAAGCGCGACCTCGGCGAGATCGAGCATCTGCAGGTGTCGCTGAAGGGGCCGGCGAACTTCGTCACCAAGGCCGACAAGCGCGCCGAGGAAATGCTGTACGAGGACCTCGCCAAGGCGCGGCCGGGCTACGGTTTCATCGGCGAGGAAGGCGGCAGCCGCGAAGGCGCCGACAAGACCCACACCTGGATCGTCGACCCCCTGGACGGCACCACCAACTTCCTGCACGGCATCCCGCAATTTGCGATCTCGATCGGCTTGCGGCGCGAAGACACCATCATCGCCGGCGTGATCTACAATCCCGCCAATGACGAATTGTACATCGCCGAGCGCGGCAAGGGCGCGTTCCTCAACGACCAGCGGCTGCGCGTCGCCGGCCGCCGCAGGCTCGATGAATGCGTGGTCGCCTGCGGCCTGCCGCATATCGGCCGCGGCGACCACCAACTGGCACTGAACGAAATGGCCGCGCTGCAGAACAAGGTCGCCGGCTTCCGCCGCTTCGGCGCCGCCTCCCTCGACCTTGCCTTCGTCGCCGCCGGCCGCCTCGACGGCTACTGGGAACGCAATCTCTCGCCTTGGGATATCGCGGCGGGGCAGATCATGGTGCGGGAAGCGGGCGGGACGGTGACGGGCATCGACGGCAAGGATGATGCGCTGAAGACGGGGCACGTAGTGTGCGGCAACGAGTTCGTGCACGGCGAGCTGGTGAAGATACTCGGGCCGCTGGGAAAATAG
- a CDS encoding thiamine phosphate synthase, with product MANKPVPPRPAPRLYLATSEVDDPSQLASMLPELLAAADIAAVLLRLKPTDQRTMISRVKTLAPVIQNAGAALLLDGHVELVARAGADGAHLNGIAALEDALPSLKPDRIAGVGGLATRHDSMAAGERGADYVLFGEPDAEGQRPSVDAIAERLQWWDELFEPPCIGFAASREEAFEFAAAGADFVLVGDFIWADPCGAKAALTDAGQAIAQAYEAAFGKARTGAEKTGTEKTGTDKAGHG from the coding sequence TTGGCTAATAAACCTGTTCCGCCGCGCCCGGCGCCGCGCCTCTATCTCGCGACATCAGAGGTCGACGATCCGTCGCAGCTCGCAAGCATGCTTCCGGAGCTGTTGGCAGCGGCCGACATCGCGGCGGTGCTGCTGCGGCTGAAGCCGACCGACCAGCGCACCATGATTTCGCGTGTGAAGACACTGGCGCCCGTGATCCAGAATGCCGGCGCGGCGCTGCTGCTCGACGGCCATGTCGAACTGGTGGCGCGCGCGGGCGCCGACGGCGCGCATCTGAACGGCATCGCCGCGCTGGAGGATGCCTTGCCGTCGCTGAAGCCGGACCGCATTGCCGGCGTCGGCGGCCTTGCTACGCGGCACGATTCGATGGCCGCGGGCGAACGGGGCGCGGACTACGTGCTGTTCGGCGAACCCGACGCCGAGGGCCAGCGGCCCTCGGTGGACGCGATTGCCGAGCGCCTGCAATGGTGGGACGAACTGTTCGAGCCGCCTTGCATCGGCTTTGCCGCCTCGCGCGAGGAGGCTTTCGAATTCGCAGCCGCCGGCGCGGATTTCGTGCTGGTCGGCGATTTCATCTGGGCCGACCCGTGCGGCGCCAAGGCGGCGCTGACCGATGCCGGACAGGCGATCGCGCAAGCGTACGAAGCGGCGTTCGGAAAAGCCAGGACCGGCGCTGAGAAGACCGGCACTGAGAAGACCGGCACGGACAAGGCCGGGCACGGATAA